GTGATCACCATGAGCGCCGTGATCACACTGGTCATGGCCACGGTCGACACCGGCGACGCGGGCCTGGTGCTCGGTCCGCTCGCCGTGCTCCCGATCCTGCTGAGCATGCTCCGGCCGGTCGGGGCGTTCTGGCTGTCCATGGCCGCCACTCCGGTCAGCCAGGTCTTCGGCAACACCTATGAGGGCTATCCCTGGCTGCCGGCCAGCTTCGCCTGCCATCTGACCGTGTTGACGGTCGTGGCCCTGCGCACCAGACCGCGCACGGCCGCGTACCTGTGGGCCGTCACCGCGGCGTACGGCTTCGTGGCGGAGGTGGCCTTCGGGCCGGCTTCCTACTACGGCGACGACACCGCCCCCATGCTGGTCTTCTCCGCACTGGTCCTGCTCGTCGTCGCCGTCTGGCACACCCGCCGGGAGGCCCGGCAGGAGGTGACCGCGCAGCAGACGGTGACCGCGCAGGAGCGCTCCAAGCGCACCCTGCTGGAGGAGCGCACCACCATCGCCCGCGAGCTGCACGACGTGGTCGCCCACCACATGTCGGTCGTCGCCATCCAGGCCGAGGCCGCGCCCTACCGGGTGGAGAACCCGCCGCCGGAGCTGGAGCGGGCCTTCGCGACGATCCGGGAGAACGCGGTGGCGGCCCTCACCGAACTCCGCCGCGTCCTGGGCGTGGTCCGCGCCGAGGACTACGAGGCCCCGGACGCCCCCCAGCCCACCCTCGCCGACCTCGACGCGCTGCTCGCCAATGTGCGGGACACCGGCCTGAGCGTGGACAAGACGGTGACCGGGGCGGTGCGTGAACTGCCGCCGGGCGTGGAGCTGTCGGCGTACCGCATAGTCCAGGAGGCCCTGAGCAACACCCTGCGCCACGCGCCCGGCGCGAGCGCCCGAGTGGAGATCGGCTATGTCCTGGGCGGC
Above is a window of Streptomyces sp. NBC_00490 DNA encoding:
- a CDS encoding sensor histidine kinase → MTETTHMQTPPPGDGAKPRSPEYRLAANALRGLRQDLFHDAFAYRPLPRMRVDGPLTRRLPGRLREYVVWTPHAVITMSAVITLVMATVDTGDAGLVLGPLAVLPILLSMLRPVGAFWLSMAATPVSQVFGNTYEGYPWLPASFACHLTVLTVVALRTRPRTAAYLWAVTAAYGFVAEVAFGPASYYGDDTAPMLVFSALVLLVVAVWHTRREARQEVTAQQTVTAQERSKRTLLEERTTIARELHDVVAHHMSVVAIQAEAAPYRVENPPPELERAFATIRENAVAALTELRRVLGVVRAEDYEAPDAPQPTLADLDALLANVRDTGLSVDKTVTGAVRELPPGVELSAYRIVQEALSNTLRHAPGASARVEIGYVLGGLGLRIVNGPPPARALLKPSPGAGHGITGMRERVSMLNGEMTAVPTDDGGYEVTVFLPVALASEGEA